One segment of Trachemys scripta elegans isolate TJP31775 chromosome 1, CAS_Tse_1.0, whole genome shotgun sequence DNA contains the following:
- the GGACT gene encoding gamma-glutamylaminecyclotransferase — MACVFVYGTLKKGQPNYQHMINGTHGRTKFQGRGRTVEKYPLVIAGKYNIPFLLNIPGTGHHVTGEIYSVDDQMLQFLDEFEGCPDMYQRTPARIVVVEWEGKSSAPEERPAVNSIMECFVYSTTTYQPEWINLPYYDNYDSLGNHGLHYVLRESRD, encoded by the coding sequence ATggcttgtgtttttgtgtatgGAACCCTTAAAAAAGGCCAGCCCAACTACCAGCACATGATAAATGGTACCCATGGGAGAACAAAATTCCAAGGCAGGGGACGCACCGTGGAGAAATACCCTTTGGTGATTGCAGGAAAATATAACATTCCTTTTTTGCTGAACATCCCAGGAACTGGACACCATGTTACTGGAGAGATTTATTCTGTTGATGACCAGATGCTGCAATTCCTTGATGAATTTGAAGGTTGCCCAGACATGTATCAACGTACTCCAGCGAGAATTGTAGTAGTAGAGTGGGAAGGTAAAAGCAGTGCACCTGAAGAGAGGCCAGCTGTTAACAGCATTATGGAATGCTTTGTGTACAGCACAACTACCTACCAGCCAGAGTGGATAAATCTCCCTTACTATGACAATTATGATTCCTTAGGGAATCATGGTCTTCATTATGTGCTACGTGAAAGTAGAGATTAA